From the genome of Niabella agricola, one region includes:
- a CDS encoding DUF2149 domain-containing protein, whose protein sequence is MKFLNSRSPAEDDLHEEDPMNGVAQLFDVSIAFIVAVIAALFTLLSSKDLLKADSSWELVQKSAAGEAQIHNKDKAANPVSRKATNKQQTGNGKRLGTAYELDNGEVIYVPDK, encoded by the coding sequence ATGAAGTTTCTTAATTCCCGCTCCCCCGCTGAAGATGATCTTCACGAAGAAGATCCTATGAATGGCGTAGCACAGTTGTTTGATGTGAGCATCGCGTTTATTGTAGCCGTGATCGCTGCACTGTTTACGCTTTTATCTTCAAAGGATCTTTTAAAGGCCGACAGCAGTTGGGAACTTGTGCAAAAATCCGCAGCCGGCGAAGCGCAAATTCATAATAAAGACAAGGCCGCTAACCCAGTCAGCCGTAAGGCCACTAATAAGCAACAAACCGGTAATGGCAAACGCCTGGGCACCGCGTATGAGCTGGACAATGGCGAAGTAATTTATGTGCCGGATAAATAA
- a CDS encoding cobaltochelatase subunit CobN, which yields MKYLKVLLPVLILLGFGCRQHMHQPTLVLISTHALLAGSGMDAAIEKYREWFIVKIYDPAGFNAAEVSGADLVLCESLGARISLLQPQLDSIRARTKILYIDTPGAQGNVDTVHSKALKKYWDNANTENFEGLFSYIGSRIFGLPVPLKQCIEYPPYGFYHTGQDSLFRDLSAYLDWYAHNAGHRYNPDSITIGLVYYQSAFVKKDLKVIDALIRNIESKGHNVLPLLAKGQFKIDSFFMQHNHPVADALIYGGMFLDFAHPEQGRLSAQQLDLPLLVGAVSSTETIQDWEHGQGGFLPRMTDRLFFTERDGAFEPLLIGAQAKDPKGNTWTAPIPYQVDWRVDRALSWARLRRKANHDKKIVITYYSEGGGKANVGGDIDAYLNVPASIVNLLKALRAKGYSTGTAPVPSTAELSKQMALHASNVGSWAGEELIQRSSNVHQTTIRIPVSRYLQWFRQYPKKLQDAVTDTWGPPPGNIMTITAAGGEKEFVIPVLQYGNILLAPHPNWGLQENQKVIYGSSAIPPHHSYIAFYEWMKQQYRADALLTLFTQLSLMPGKQEGPAADDFTGRLIGNLPHITTVPLMAGSGVKNKRRASALTIGYFNELTDAVLSDSLQQLKRMIDDRKTATNPVIRERQTQKIIAMARQQLPGKKREANDPEAYVSAIEHYIRGIIATKIPDGSHTLGEVPRGAKLQRLLNALTGAAPRNQKDSAYRKFLQTKNEYLRQLGRAGDEVSNILHALNGGYVPPGPSDDILRNPESLPSGRNPYGVNDKAIPSKEAWETGKRMADQLLIDFEQKHGKGQYPKKVAFVLWSTEITNSQGVQEAELLYLMGVQPVWNSKGQVMGAALIPAADLRRPRIDVLITTSGTYRDHFADKIALLDTAVRIAAAAPDSNNWIRIHSQTYQHTLKLKTPGTARIFSTALGAYSTNLEFAVEKADSWNNDTTLSDLYLKRMGNSYGNSDTAQQSALFTLNIKDVDAAAFSRSSHVLGIMDHPMVAAYYGAISLAVQNTTGRIPDLYINDLANKNEAQLQSLQDAYHKEMDTRYLNPAWIKSMQAQGYDGARYMEAFTENLELWNITKKDMVTDADWNQVYATYVDDRLHLQLDVFFEQHNPYAKQGLLSHLLEAAEKGYWHASEQQLQILATRLATTVARHGAACNTTVCNTTQTQNQVKRVLEKVPGGMVLAKKYTTAINRLNLGATNGKDISTPVTGYQIMQSNKKQQAAKDSIIYWLIAGLLMLIIVGFMAEIKKQNG from the coding sequence ATGAAGTATTTGAAAGTACTGCTACCGGTTCTTATCCTGTTAGGCTTTGGATGCCGGCAACACATGCACCAGCCAACGCTGGTATTGATCTCCACACACGCTCTCCTCGCCGGTTCCGGTATGGATGCGGCTATTGAAAAATACCGGGAGTGGTTCATTGTTAAAATTTACGACCCCGCCGGTTTCAATGCTGCGGAGGTTTCCGGGGCAGACCTGGTGCTTTGCGAAAGCCTGGGGGCACGTATCAGCCTGCTGCAGCCGCAACTGGACAGCATCAGGGCACGCACAAAGATCCTGTATATTGATACCCCCGGCGCACAGGGCAACGTGGATACCGTCCACAGCAAAGCACTGAAAAAATACTGGGATAATGCCAACACAGAAAACTTTGAAGGCCTGTTCAGTTATATCGGCAGCCGCATCTTTGGTCTTCCTGTTCCGTTAAAACAATGTATCGAATACCCCCCCTATGGTTTTTACCATACCGGCCAGGATAGCTTATTCAGGGATCTTTCTGCTTACCTGGACTGGTACGCCCACAATGCGGGGCACCGCTATAACCCTGATTCCATCACCATTGGGCTCGTATATTATCAAAGCGCTTTTGTAAAGAAAGACCTGAAAGTAATCGATGCACTGATCCGCAATATTGAAAGCAAGGGGCATAATGTGCTGCCACTCCTGGCCAAAGGTCAATTTAAGATCGATAGCTTTTTCATGCAGCACAATCATCCGGTAGCAGATGCATTGATCTATGGCGGAATGTTTCTTGATTTTGCCCATCCGGAACAGGGACGGCTCAGTGCGCAACAACTGGATCTGCCGTTGCTGGTAGGCGCGGTAAGCAGCACTGAAACAATACAGGACTGGGAGCATGGCCAGGGTGGGTTTTTGCCCCGCATGACCGACCGGCTTTTCTTTACAGAACGCGATGGCGCCTTTGAGCCCCTGCTGATTGGCGCACAGGCAAAAGATCCGAAAGGCAATACCTGGACCGCGCCCATCCCTTACCAGGTAGACTGGCGGGTAGATCGTGCGCTGAGCTGGGCACGGCTGCGCCGTAAAGCAAATCATGATAAAAAAATTGTTATCACGTATTACAGCGAAGGCGGCGGCAAGGCCAATGTAGGCGGTGATATTGATGCCTACCTTAACGTGCCTGCCAGCATTGTGAACCTGCTGAAAGCGCTCCGGGCAAAAGGCTACAGCACAGGAACAGCGCCCGTTCCATCAACTGCTGAACTATCAAAGCAAATGGCCTTGCATGCCTCCAATGTGGGCAGCTGGGCCGGAGAAGAGCTAATTCAGCGAAGCAGTAACGTACATCAAACCACGATCCGGATACCGGTAAGCCGCTACCTGCAATGGTTCCGCCAGTATCCTAAAAAGTTGCAGGACGCCGTAACGGATACCTGGGGACCGCCACCCGGTAATATAATGACCATAACAGCCGCCGGCGGTGAAAAGGAGTTTGTTATACCCGTGCTTCAATATGGTAACATCCTCCTGGCGCCGCATCCCAACTGGGGCCTGCAGGAAAATCAAAAAGTGATCTATGGCAGTTCAGCCATTCCGCCGCATCATTCCTATATTGCTTTTTATGAATGGATGAAACAGCAATACCGTGCAGATGCCCTGTTGACCCTGTTTACCCAGCTTTCGCTGATGCCCGGTAAGCAGGAAGGGCCGGCAGCAGATGATTTTACAGGACGTCTTATTGGTAACCTGCCGCATATTACTACAGTGCCACTGATGGCCGGCAGCGGTGTAAAAAACAAACGCCGGGCCAGCGCTTTAACCATCGGGTATTTTAATGAGCTGACCGATGCGGTGCTAAGCGATAGCCTGCAACAGCTAAAAAGAATGATTGATGATCGTAAAACGGCTACAAACCCGGTGATCAGGGAGCGGCAGACGCAAAAGATCATTGCCATGGCCCGGCAACAGCTGCCGGGTAAAAAAAGGGAGGCTAACGATCCGGAAGCCTACGTCAGCGCTATTGAGCATTATATACGGGGTATAATTGCCACAAAGATCCCCGATGGCAGTCATACTTTAGGTGAAGTGCCCCGTGGGGCAAAGTTACAGCGGCTGCTTAATGCGTTAACGGGCGCCGCTCCCCGCAATCAAAAGGATTCCGCCTACCGGAAATTCCTTCAAACAAAAAACGAATACCTCCGTCAGCTGGGCCGCGCCGGCGACGAGGTTAGCAATATCTTACATGCACTAAACGGTGGCTATGTGCCGCCCGGTCCTTCTGACGATATTTTACGCAACCCGGAATCGTTGCCTTCCGGCAGAAATCCTTACGGTGTTAATGATAAAGCGATCCCTTCCAAAGAAGCATGGGAAACCGGCAAACGCATGGCAGATCAGCTGCTGATCGATTTTGAGCAAAAACACGGCAAAGGACAATACCCCAAAAAAGTCGCGTTTGTATTATGGTCTACAGAAATTACCAACTCTCAGGGCGTGCAGGAAGCAGAGCTGTTGTACCTGATGGGAGTACAGCCGGTGTGGAACAGCAAAGGCCAGGTAATGGGTGCTGCGTTGATCCCCGCTGCGGATCTGCGGCGTCCCCGTATTGATGTACTTATTACCACTTCCGGTACTTACCGGGATCATTTTGCTGATAAGATCGCATTGCTTGACACCGCCGTTCGTATAGCCGCTGCTGCTCCGGATAGTAACAATTGGATTCGCATTCATTCGCAAACTTATCAACACACGTTGAAGCTTAAAACGCCCGGAACCGCGCGCATTTTTTCTACGGCACTGGGCGCTTACTCCACCAACCTGGAGTTTGCCGTGGAGAAGGCGGATAGCTGGAATAACGACACGACACTTTCTGATCTGTACTTAAAGCGGATGGGCAACAGCTATGGGAACAGCGATACGGCACAACAGTCAGCCTTATTTACGCTCAATATAAAAGATGTGGATGCCGCAGCTTTCAGCCGCAGCTCCCATGTACTGGGGATCATGGACCACCCGATGGTAGCGGCGTACTATGGGGCCATCAGCTTGGCCGTGCAAAATACCACCGGGCGGATTCCCGATCTGTACATCAACGATCTTGCTAACAAAAACGAAGCACAGCTACAATCCTTGCAGGATGCCTATCATAAGGAAATGGACACCCGCTACCTAAACCCGGCCTGGATCAAAAGTATGCAGGCACAGGGATATGATGGCGCGCGGTACATGGAGGCTTTTACAGAGAACCTGGAACTATGGAATATCACCAAAAAAGACATGGTTACCGATGCAGACTGGAACCAGGTATATGCCACCTACGTGGATGACCGCCTGCATCTTCAGTTGGATGTTTTTTTTGAGCAACATAATCCCTATGCAAAACAGGGGTTGCTCTCCCACTTGCTGGAAGCGGCAGAAAAAGGCTACTGGCATGCATCCGAACAACAGTTACAAATACTGGCCACCCGCCTTGCCACAACAGTAGCCCGGCATGGGGCGGCTTGTAACACCACGGTTTGCAATACCACGCAAACCCAAAACCAGGTGAAACGGGTACTCGAGAAAGTGCCCGGCGGTATGGTACTGGCAAAAAAATATACAACCGCTATTAACCGGTTAAACCTGGGTGCAACAAATGGCAAAGACATTTCAACCCCGGTAACGGGCTACCAGATCATGCAATCTAATAAAAAACAGCAGGCTGCAAAAGATTCCATAATCTATTGGCTAATTGCAGGACTACTGATGTTAATAATAGTGGGGTTTATGGCTGAAATCAAAAAACAGAACGGTTGA
- a CDS encoding GTP-binding protein, with product MESKNHRLPVTVLSGFLGAGKTTLLNHVLHNKQGLKVAVIVNDMSEVSIDARLVEDTGALSRTEEKLVEMSNGCICCSLREDLMKEVEKLAKEKRFDYLLIESTGISEPIPVAQTFSYTDEENGVDLSRFSYIDTMVTVVDCFNFFKDFGTDELLKDRELTDMEGDQRTIVNLLTDQIEFANVIILNKTDLVEEHTAGLLQAAIHKLNPGAKILRSSFGKVPPAEILNTGLFDFDEAQTSAGWQKELEAGNHTPETEEFGISSFVFRNPLPFHPERLWNYLNTQYPQGVIRAKGLFWLASRPNDALNFSQAGGSSRIEKAGKWWCSMPYNERMRYPSYAYNRDAIEGRWSKKWGDRLNELVFIGQDMDRALLVKELEQCLLQEAEQYLFDTKSGFKDPFPKEI from the coding sequence ATGGAAAGTAAAAACCACCGACTCCCCGTAACAGTATTGAGCGGTTTCCTGGGCGCAGGCAAAACTACCCTCCTCAATCATGTCCTGCACAATAAACAGGGTTTAAAAGTGGCCGTCATTGTCAACGACATGAGCGAAGTGAGTATTGATGCCCGGCTGGTAGAAGATACCGGCGCCCTGTCCCGGACCGAAGAAAAGTTAGTGGAAATGAGCAATGGCTGTATTTGTTGCTCGCTGCGGGAAGATTTAATGAAGGAGGTGGAAAAACTGGCTAAGGAAAAACGTTTTGATTACCTGCTTATCGAAAGCACCGGCATCAGCGAGCCCATACCCGTGGCGCAAACCTTTTCATACACCGACGAAGAAAATGGTGTGGACCTCTCCCGGTTCAGCTATATCGATACAATGGTTACGGTAGTGGATTGCTTTAATTTTTTTAAAGATTTCGGCACCGATGAGTTACTGAAAGACCGGGAGCTGACCGATATGGAAGGCGATCAGCGTACCATTGTAAACCTGCTGACCGACCAGATCGAATTTGCCAATGTGATCATCCTGAACAAAACCGACCTGGTAGAAGAGCACACGGCTGGCCTGCTGCAGGCGGCTATTCACAAGCTAAACCCGGGTGCAAAGATCCTGCGCTCCAGTTTCGGCAAAGTGCCCCCCGCGGAAATACTGAATACGGGTTTGTTTGATTTTGACGAGGCACAAACCTCTGCCGGCTGGCAAAAAGAGCTGGAGGCCGGAAATCATACACCCGAAACGGAAGAATTCGGGATCAGTTCTTTCGTGTTCCGGAACCCGCTCCCCTTTCATCCGGAGCGGCTCTGGAACTATTTAAACACACAATACCCCCAGGGCGTTATCCGCGCCAAGGGGCTGTTCTGGCTGGCCTCCCGCCCCAATGATGCCTTAAATTTTTCACAGGCCGGTGGCTCCTCCCGTATAGAAAAAGCCGGTAAATGGTGGTGCAGTATGCCCTATAATGAGCGCATGCGCTATCCTTCTTATGCATATAACAGGGACGCCATAGAAGGCCGTTGGAGCAAAAAATGGGGTGACCGTCTGAACGAGCTCGTGTTCATTGGCCAGGACATGGATCGGGCACTGCTGGTAAAAGAGCTGGAACAATGTTTATTGCAGGAGGCAGAACAGTATTTGTTTGACACAAAATCGGGATTTAAGGATCCGTTCCCAAAAGAAATTTGA
- a CDS encoding SusC/RagA family TonB-linked outer membrane protein: MQRIYILIFCLFLGSALWGQERKISGVVRDNMGALRGVTVSIKDAPGGTTTDEDGKFTININSGHTLVFSLVGYLTLEMEPDGEKDLEITMQAKSQGMDEVVVVGYGTKKRVTNTGAASAISADDIRTVPTANVQNALTGKLPGFFSQQRSGQPGKDASDFFIRGVSSLNPDGNKPLIIVDDIEYTYEQLAQINVNEIENISILKDASTTAIYGIKGANGVLIVTTRRGVMGRPKINARVEGGMQSPVTKLKFLDAYHSVLLENEAYTNDGLNPPFSAADLEHFRTGDDPYGHPDVNWYKAIFKPYSLQTNANVDASGGNDIVKYFVSGGAFVQNGALRDFSDPRNELNNNYYFRRYNFRSNLDIKASKSLSVRLDVTTRFGDLNQPHAQNIVGEIYNFKKIRPYSAPFLNPNGSYSYDRYNPGNLSTLNARLANSGYTRDKRTDLNILFGLVEKLDMITRGLSFTGRVAYASTESASRHLFRGGLSEGYSPPSYYYNPEDGSYTLDPRGQYQLSGYTLLGTTNDYNKNLNLQAFLNYDRIINDHHFTSLLLFNRQSATDQKSAAVPNKFQGYSFKIGYDYKQKYLMDFNLGYNGSDRFKSDKRYGFFPAIGLGWNINKERFFNIDQINLLKIRGSYGVVGSDFVFGNRYLYVQKYEKGGGYPFGESSAVGYPSVFEGDLGNNNVTWEKARKLDFGVDLNMFDDRISLTVDWFRDIRYDQLISRGSISQILGVGTARFNMGKVKNTGFDGQLTYRNHIGDFQYNVTGVFSYAKNTIRFQDEASPAFPWLLKTGHPIGQTFGYSFLGFYKDQADIDNSARPLIPVQPGDLKYKDLNGDNVIDENDMGPIGKPNLPNTTAGLTLGGSYKGFSLNILFQGSFNYSFYVTGTGIEPFQSQFQPIHELRWTPDNPDAAKFPRLTTNSGSVNSPAAYPSSFWLIDANYIRLKTVDLGYQLPSRWLPFKINNARVYLSAYNLLTFTNYSLYQQDPEVTSNTAGDAYMNQRVINVGLQVGF; the protein is encoded by the coding sequence ATGCAGCGTATATACATATTAATTTTCTGCTTGTTTTTGGGTTCCGCTTTATGGGGCCAGGAAAGAAAAATATCAGGGGTAGTGCGGGACAATATGGGAGCATTGCGTGGCGTTACTGTAAGCATAAAAGATGCGCCGGGCGGTACAACAACCGATGAGGACGGAAAATTTACGATCAATATAAATAGCGGGCATACTCTGGTTTTCAGTCTGGTGGGCTATTTGACGCTCGAAATGGAACCGGATGGAGAAAAGGATCTTGAAATTACCATGCAGGCCAAATCCCAGGGGATGGATGAGGTAGTGGTAGTAGGATATGGTACCAAGAAGCGGGTAACCAATACCGGGGCAGCGAGTGCGATATCTGCTGATGATATAAGGACTGTTCCCACGGCCAATGTTCAGAATGCGCTTACCGGTAAACTGCCCGGTTTTTTTTCCCAGCAGCGTTCGGGGCAGCCGGGTAAAGATGCCTCTGATTTTTTCATAAGAGGAGTAAGCTCATTAAACCCGGACGGCAACAAACCGCTCATTATTGTAGATGATATCGAATACACCTATGAGCAGCTGGCACAGATCAATGTAAACGAAATAGAGAATATCTCCATTTTAAAGGATGCGTCCACTACCGCTATATATGGTATCAAAGGCGCCAATGGTGTACTGATCGTAACAACGCGCAGGGGTGTTATGGGAAGACCTAAAATAAATGCACGGGTCGAAGGCGGTATGCAGAGCCCGGTAACAAAACTGAAATTTCTGGATGCCTATCACAGCGTATTGCTCGAAAACGAGGCCTATACCAATGATGGGCTCAACCCTCCGTTCTCCGCAGCAGACCTGGAGCATTTCAGAACGGGCGATGACCCCTATGGCCATCCCGATGTGAACTGGTACAAGGCTATTTTTAAACCCTATTCACTGCAAACGAATGCCAATGTGGATGCCTCCGGGGGAAATGACATTGTGAAATATTTTGTATCGGGGGGCGCCTTTGTTCAGAATGGAGCCCTCAGGGATTTTTCGGATCCGCGTAATGAATTAAACAATAACTATTATTTCCGCAGGTATAATTTCAGAAGCAACCTGGATATTAAAGCTTCAAAAAGTTTATCGGTGCGCCTGGACGTAACCACCCGCTTTGGCGACCTTAACCAGCCCCATGCCCAGAATATCGTGGGGGAGATCTATAACTTTAAAAAGATCAGGCCCTATTCGGCACCGTTCCTGAATCCGAATGGCAGTTATTCCTACGACCGGTATAATCCGGGCAATCTTTCCACGCTCAATGCACGTCTGGCCAACAGCGGTTATACAAGAGATAAAAGAACAGATCTCAACATCCTTTTCGGCCTGGTCGAAAAACTGGATATGATAACCAGGGGATTATCTTTTACGGGTCGGGTAGCATACGCCAGTACGGAATCGGCTTCCCGGCATCTGTTCAGGGGAGGGCTTTCAGAAGGGTACTCTCCGCCATCGTACTATTATAATCCGGAAGATGGCAGCTATACCCTCGATCCCAGGGGGCAATACCAGCTATCTGGTTATACCCTTTTGGGAACAACCAACGACTATAACAAGAACCTCAATCTGCAGGCCTTCTTAAACTATGATCGTATTATCAATGACCATCACTTCACATCCCTGCTGCTTTTTAACCGGCAAAGTGCCACCGATCAGAAAAGTGCAGCTGTTCCCAATAAATTCCAGGGTTATAGCTTTAAGATCGGCTATGATTACAAACAAAAGTACCTGATGGATTTCAATTTGGGATACAATGGCTCAGACCGGTTCAAATCGGATAAAAGATATGGATTTTTTCCCGCGATCGGTTTAGGCTGGAACATTAATAAGGAGCGCTTCTTTAATATTGATCAGATCAACTTGTTAAAGATCCGGGGTTCTTACGGGGTGGTAGGCTCCGACTTTGTTTTCGGGAACCGGTACCTGTATGTGCAGAAGTACGAGAAAGGAGGTGGTTATCCTTTTGGAGAAAGCAGCGCTGTGGGATATCCTTCTGTTTTTGAAGGCGACCTGGGTAATAACAACGTTACCTGGGAAAAAGCCCGGAAACTGGATTTTGGGGTAGATCTGAATATGTTTGATGACAGGATTTCACTGACGGTCGATTGGTTCCGCGATATCCGGTATGATCAGCTAATCTCACGCGGGTCTATATCCCAGATACTGGGTGTGGGAACCGCGCGGTTCAATATGGGTAAAGTGAAGAATACGGGCTTCGACGGACAACTGACCTATCGTAACCACATCGGGGATTTTCAATACAATGTAACGGGCGTGTTCTCATACGCAAAAAATACGATCCGCTTTCAGGACGAAGCCTCACCCGCGTTTCCCTGGCTGCTGAAAACCGGTCACCCGATTGGGCAAACTTTCGGGTACAGTTTCCTGGGATTTTATAAGGATCAGGCAGATATTGATAACAGCGCCAGGCCGCTTATCCCGGTTCAGCCGGGTGATCTGAAGTATAAGGATCTTAATGGTGATAACGTAATCGATGAAAACGATATGGGCCCCATTGGAAAGCCCAATTTACCCAATACAACGGCGGGGTTAACATTGGGCGGCAGCTACAAGGGTTTTAGCCTGAATATCTTATTCCAGGGCTCGTTTAACTATAGCTTTTATGTTACCGGCACCGGTATAGAGCCCTTCCAGAGCCAGTTCCAGCCCATACACGAGTTAAGATGGACGCCAGATAATCCAGATGCGGCAAAGTTCCCGAGGCTGACCACCAACTCAGGGTCTGTAAACAGTCCGGCTGCATATCCGTCCAGCTTTTGGCTGATCGATGCAAATTATATCCGGTTAAAGACCGTAGACCTGGGATATCAGCTTCCTTCCAGATGGCTGCCCTTTAAGATCAATAATGCCAGGGTTTACCTGAGTGCTTATAACCTGCTTACCTTTACCAACTACAGTTTGTACCAGCAGGACCCGGAGGTAACCAGTAATACTGCAGGAGATGCCTATATGAATCAGCGGGTAATCAATGTTGGATTGCAGGTTGGTTTTTAA
- a CDS encoding RagB/SusD family nutrient uptake outer membrane protein: MIRSISSKILTGCILVLCSCAKNIEKVPLELNTIEYIFDKDDSLGVNAEKYLSGIYGSLPKGFNRVSSDLLDAASDDAISSETGSSDVYKLATGGYTSSSFPSSENVWATCYAGIRKANIFINNIDIVPLNKMVAPGFPKKRAYKAEARFVRALLYFELIKRYGGVPLMGNKVGALGDDVELPRNSFEACVSYIVNECDQIKDSLRTIAQTKATGEYHSVTRGACLALKTRVLLYAASPLFNGGNIEPGNDKTGYTGFDANRWKRAADAAKELIDRGEYALLPGLFSDIFITVDGAEGKTNKEVIFVREESKSTGIEVSNAPVGYSPGTANGRTSPTQELVDAFPMKNGMDIYAAGSGYNISDPYASRDPRLGMSIFYNGHQWLNTILETFEGGRSHPGTLNLETRTGYYMRKFMGAFEATNNFSDVYHDFILFRYAEVLLNFAEARNEFSGPDADVYNVLTGLRARAGIDAGAENMYGLKAGMTREEMRKAIRDERRIELAFEEHRYWDIRRWKIAETIANTPLHGMSIIKGSSGRLTYSTAEVSTPVFKTRQYLYPIPYDEVVKNANMRQNPGW; encoded by the coding sequence ATGATAAGGAGTATTTCCTCTAAAATATTGACCGGTTGCATCCTGGTACTGTGCTCATGTGCCAAGAATATAGAAAAGGTACCGCTGGAGTTAAATACCATTGAGTATATCTTCGATAAGGACGACTCGCTGGGGGTAAATGCAGAAAAATATTTAAGCGGTATCTATGGTTCGCTGCCCAAGGGCTTTAACCGGGTTAGTTCCGATCTGCTGGATGCGGCAAGCGATGATGCCATTTCATCAGAAACCGGCAGCAGCGATGTGTATAAGCTGGCCACAGGGGGCTACACGTCTTCTTCTTTTCCATCCAGTGAAAATGTTTGGGCAACCTGTTACGCGGGGATCCGGAAAGCCAATATTTTTATCAATAATATCGATATTGTACCGCTTAACAAGATGGTAGCTCCGGGCTTTCCCAAAAAAAGGGCTTATAAAGCTGAGGCTCGTTTTGTGAGAGCGTTGCTGTATTTTGAACTGATAAAACGGTACGGTGGTGTGCCGCTGATGGGTAATAAAGTGGGCGCGCTGGGCGATGACGTGGAGCTGCCCCGGAATTCATTTGAAGCATGTGTGAGCTATATTGTAAATGAATGCGATCAGATAAAAGACAGTTTACGTACGATAGCGCAAACCAAGGCCACCGGCGAATATCATTCTGTTACCCGTGGTGCCTGCCTGGCATTAAAAACCCGGGTGCTGCTATATGCTGCAAGTCCGCTGTTCAACGGGGGAAATATAGAACCCGGGAACGATAAGACCGGGTATACCGGTTTTGACGCCAACCGCTGGAAACGGGCAGCGGATGCAGCAAAGGAACTGATCGACCGGGGAGAGTATGCATTGCTGCCCGGGCTGTTCTCAGATATTTTTATTACGGTGGATGGTGCCGAAGGAAAAACGAATAAGGAAGTGATCTTCGTAAGGGAGGAAAGCAAGAGCACGGGGATCGAAGTGAGCAATGCTCCCGTTGGATATTCACCCGGTACGGCTAACGGGCGCACCAGCCCAACCCAGGAGCTTGTAGACGCGTTTCCTATGAAAAACGGAATGGATATTTATGCGGCGGGATCGGGCTACAATATAAGCGACCCTTACGCCAGCCGGGACCCAAGGCTAGGAATGAGTATATTTTATAATGGCCATCAATGGCTCAATACCATTCTCGAAACGTTTGAGGGCGGAAGAAGCCATCCGGGTACGCTGAACCTTGAAACGAGAACCGGTTATTATATGCGCAAATTTATGGGCGCTTTTGAGGCCACCAATAACTTTTCAGATGTTTATCATGATTTTATCCTTTTTCGTTATGCAGAAGTGCTGCTGAATTTTGCGGAAGCCCGGAACGAGTTTTCCGGTCCGGATGCCGACGTTTACAATGTGTTAACCGGTTTGAGGGCACGCGCAGGCATCGATGCAGGAGCTGAAAATATGTACGGCCTGAAAGCGGGTATGACCAGGGAAGAAATGCGGAAGGCGATCCGGGACGAACGCAGGATCGAGCTTGCCTTTGAGGAACACCGGTACTGGGATATAAGACGATGGAAGATCGCCGAAACCATTGCAAACACACCGTTACATGGTATGTCGATCATAAAAGGTTCTTCAGGAAGGCTGACTTATTCAACCGCTGAGGTGTCAACACCGGTATTTAAAACCCGGCAATATCTGTACCCGATCCCCTATGATGAGGTAGTAAAAAACGCAAATATGCGTCAGAACCCGGGATGGTAA